Proteins encoded in a region of the Nicotiana tomentosiformis chromosome 9, ASM39032v3, whole genome shotgun sequence genome:
- the LOC104109616 gene encoding nuclear matrix constituent protein 1-like isoform X2 yields the protein MSTPPRKIFSGWTLTPRTDPANRAVSKGKDVGFMGSAQKGVFLSQDCDDTMDKQVILEKLSNLENELLDYQYNMGLLLIEKKEWSSKYEEIKQALDKAKEDYRREQNAYSIALSEVEKREENLRNALGVEKQCLLELEKELREMRSEYAETKYTADSKLKEATALATSVEENSLQLELKLRAADAKIAEVNRKSSDVESKLCDSKAQENALRRERSSFNTEREAHESALSKHREELREWERKLKEGEERLADARTLLNQREQRASENDSVLIQKQNDLEAESRKIDIANSVLRKKEDDMSSRLASVAHKEKELEDVKKSLEIKEKELDELQEKLNAKEREEIQKLMDEHRAILQSKEEEFELEMRQRRTSLDEELKSKVIELEKKEAEVNHIEEKLKKREQALEKRNDKMKEKEKDLELKLKALKGREKSLKTDEKEVETEKKLIFTEKESLLALRADLENERAELEKQQLKINEEMEQLKVTEDEKMEHARLLSELKQETDNCRLLRENLLKEAEDLKQEKERFEKEWEELDEKRSVIKKELKEVNELTRNFEKLRHTEEERLSKEKLETENYVQRELEALKVAQETFAATMDHERSVLAEKTQSEKMQMLHDSERQKRELESEMLRKQEEMESALHEREKLFEEERQRELSNVNYLREVARKEMEEMKSERVRLEKEKQEISVNKMHLQEQQLEMKKDIDVLDGLSGKLKDQREAFAKERERFIAFVKKQESCSSCGEGIRLFELSDLQALHDVENFEAPPLRIAQEYLKDGLQCSPGSANNELSPGALNSGSTASAGTMSWLRKCTSKLLLFSPGKRIEHPASQGLIGGSSLAEKLVGEFPDGLSKDDDQPDRAVSINDTCDDQRHQSDNSIREVEAGQDIREDSEQSHMNAGQRRPVRKGRGKNGKTGPTKAKAASAKTILGKNLKETENTHVNGGLENSININEESQKESSLLGEAPSNTRKRTRIHTSQGTASEFDGNHSDGQSDSVTASSRRKRRQKAAPSVQVLGERRYNLRRPKSAAAATANGSLPELISKSQEETLDSNAAPAAPAEVSSGDNGELRNSGAGLPTVADSPVNNQAHSADIADELVDDTGLSEEVNGTPEGPSGYSVYDEEHKDKQDEDDDGKNEEDNEEEEVQHPGEVSIGKKIWTFITT from the exons ATGTCTACTCCGCCGAGAAAGATTTTCTCCGGCTGGACTTTGACACCAAGAACCGATCCGGCAAATAGGGCAGTTTCAAAGGGTAAAGATGTTGGCTTTATGGGTTCTGCACAAAAGGGTGTTTTCTTAAGCCAAGATTGTGATGATACTATGGACAAACAAGTGATTCTTGAGAAGCTCTCAAATCTTGAAAATGAG CTCTTGGACTATCAATACAATATGGGCCTTCTCTTGATTGAGAAAAAGGAGTGGTCTTCTAAGTATGAAGAAATTAAGCAAGCCCTAGATAAAGCAAAAGAGGACTATAGAAGAGAACAAAACGCTTACTCAATTGCTCTATCTGAAGTGGAGAAACGGGAGGAGAATTTGAGGAATGCGTTGGGCGTTGAGAAGCAATGCTTGCTTGAG CTAGAGAAGGAACTGCGTGAGATGCGCTCGGAGTATGCAGAGACTAAATATACAGCTGATTCAAAATTAAAAGAGGCAACTGCATTGGCTACTAGTGTTGAAGAGAATTCACTACAACTAGAATTGAAATTGCGTGCAGCTGATGCCAAGATCGCTGAGGTGAATAGAAAAAGTTCAGATGTTGAGAGTAAACTATGTGATTCTAAGGCTCAAGAAAATGCACTTAGAAGAGAACGGTCCTCTTTCAATACCGA GCGTGAAGCTCATGAGAGTGCTCTATCTAAACACAGAGAAGAGTTGCGAGAATGGGAAAGAAAACTAAAGGAAGGAGAGGAGAGGCTTGCTGATGCTCGAACACTGCTTAACCAAAGAGAGCAACGAGCAAGTGAGAACGATAGCGTTTTGATACAGAAGCAGAATGACCTTGAAGCTGAGTCGAGGAAAATTGACATAGCTAACTCAGTTTTGAGGAAGAAAGAAGATGATATGAGCAGCCGACTAGCTAGTGTTGCTCATAAGGAGAAG GAACTTGAGGATGTGAAAAAGAGCCTGGAGATAAAAGAGAAAGAATTAGATGAACTACAGGAAAAGCTAAATGCAAAAGAGAGA GAAGAGATACAAAAGCTAATGGATGAACACCGAGCTATCCTGCAATCAAAGGAAGAGGAGTTTGAACTGGAAATGAGGCAAAGGCGGACATCACTGGACGAGGAACTGAAAAGCAAGGTGATTGAACTGGAGAAGAAGGAAGCTGAAGTTAATCACATTGAAGAGAAACTCAAAAAACGAGAACAGGCACTTGAAAAGAGAAATGACAAAATGAAAGAGAAGGAGAAGGATCTTGAATTGAAGCTGAAAGCATTGAAGGGAAGAGAAAAGTCTCTGAAAACTGATGAGAAAGAAGTGGAAACTGAAAAGAAGCTGATATTTACTGAGAAGGAGAGTTTACTGGCTTTAAGGGCTGATCTTGAGAATGAAAGAGCTGAACTCGAAAAACAACAGCTCAAGATCAATGAGGAAATGGAACAGCTTAAAGTAACCGAAGATGAGAAAATGGAACATGCTCGCCTTCTTTCAGAACTGAAGCAGGAGACAGACAATTGTAGACTTCTACGAGAAAATCTTCTGAAGGAAGCTGAGGATTTAAAGCAGGAAAAAGAGAGATTTGAGAAAGAATGGGAAGAGCTGGATGAGAAAAGATCTGTGATcaagaaggagttgaaggaagTTAATGAATTGACAAGGAATTTTGAAAAACTGCGGCACACTGAGGAGGAAAGGTTGAGCAAGGAGAAGTTGGAAACAGAAAATTATGTTCAGAGAGAGTTGGAAGCCCTTAAAGTGGCGCAAGAGACATTTGCAGCTACTATGGATCATGAGAGGTCAGTATTAGCTGAGAAAACTCAAAGTGAGAAAATGCAAATGCTTCACGATTCTGAAAGACAAAAACGAGAACTTGAGAGTGAAATGCTGCGGAAGCAGGAGGAAATGGAGTCTGCGCTGCATGAGCGGGAGAAACTCTTTGAGGAAGAGAGGCAGAGGGAACTTAGCAATGTTAACTATTTAAGGGAAGTTGCCCGTAAGGAAATGGAAGAGATGAAGTCTGAAAGAGTTAGGCTGGAGAAAGAAAAACAGGAAATTTCTGTAAACAAGATGCATCTTCAAGAACAACAGTTAGAGATGAAAAAAGATATCGACGTGCTTGATGGTTTAAGCGGGAAGTTGAAGGATCAAAGGGAAGCTTTTGCAAAGGAAAGAGAGAGGTTCATTGCTTTTGTCAAAAAGCAGGAGAGTTGCAGCTCATGTGGAGAGGGAATTCGTCTATTTGAGCTTTCTGACCTTCAAGCTCTACATGATGTGGAGAATTTCGAGGCCCCTCCCTTGCGTATTGCACAGGAATATTTAAAGGATGGTCTCCAGTGCTCACCTGGAAGTGCTAACAACGAGTTGTCCCCTGGTGCTCTTAATTCAGGATCTACTGCTTCTGCTGGAACCATGTCCTGGCTTCGAAAATGTACATCAAAGCTTCTCTTATTCTCACCAGGTAAGAGGATTGAGCATCCTGCATCTCAAGGTCTCATTGGTGGATCTTCTCTGGCAGAGAAATTGGTTGGTGAATTCCCTGATGGACTGTCGAAAGACGACGATCAACCAGATCGGGCTGTTTCCATCAATGACACGTGTGATGACCAGAGACATCAAAGTGATAACAGCATTAGAGAGGTGGAAGCTGGCCAAGATATTCGGGAAGACTCTGAGCAGTCCCACATGAATGCTGGTCAGCGCAGACCTGTCAGGAAAGGACGTGGTAAAAATGGTAAGACAGGTCCAACTAAGGCAAAAGCTGCAAGTGCAAAAACTATCCTTGGAAAAAATCTTAAGGAGACTGAGAATACGCACGTGAATGGAGGTTTGGAGAACTCTATTAATATAAATGAGGAGAGCCAGAAAGAATCTAGTCTTTTGGGGGAAGCACCAAGTAACACCAGAAAGCGTACTCGCATCCATACATCGCAGGGAACGGCAAGTGAATTTGATGGAAATCATAGTGATGGACAGTCAGATAGTGTGACGGCCAGCAGTCGGAGGAAGAGGAGACAAAAGGCTGCCCCATCTGTGCAGGTTCTTGGTGAAAGAAGATATAATCTCCGCCGTCCCAAAAG TGCGGCTGCGGCAACGGCTAATGGATCTTTGCCAGAGCTGATCTCAAAATCTCAGGAAGAAACTTTGGATTCCAATGCTGCACCAGCAGCTCCTGCAGAGGTCAGCAGTGGAGATAATGGAGAACTCAGAAACTCTGGTGCTGGTCTTCCCACTGTAGCTGATAGCCCTGTAA ACAATCAGGCACACAGTGCTGATATAGCTGATGAATTGGTAGATGATACGGGACTGAGTGAAGAAGTGAATGGAACACCTGAAGGACCCTCAGGTTACAGTGTGTACGATGAGGAACACAAAGATAAACAGGATGAGGATGATGATGGTAAGAACGAAGAAGATAACGAGGAGGAAGAGGTTCAACATCCCGGTGAAGTCTCTATAGGGAAGAAGATTTGGACTTTCATCACCACATAG
- the LOC104109616 gene encoding nuclear matrix constituent protein 1-like isoform X4: protein MSTPPRKIFSGWTLTPRTDPANRAVSKGKDVGFMGSAQKGVFLSQDCDDTMDKQVILEKLSNLENELLDYQYNMGLLLIEKKEWSSKYEEIKQALDKAKEDYRREQNAYSIALSEVEKREENLRNALGVEKQCLLELEKELREMRSEYAETKYTADSKLKEATALATSVEENSLQLELKLRAADAKIAEVNRKSSDVESKLCDSKAQENALRRERSSFNTEREAHESALSKHREELREWERKLKEGEERLADARTLLNQREQRASENDSVLIQKQNDLEAESRKIDIANSVLRKKEDDMSSRLASVAHKEKELEDVKKSLEIKEKELDELQEKLNAKEREEIQKLMDEHRAILQSKEEEFELEMRQRRTSLDEELKSKVIELEKKEAEVNHIEEKLKKREQALEKRNDKMKEKEKDLELKLKALKGREKSLKTDEKEVETEKKLIFTEKESLLALRADLENERAELEKQQLKINEEMEQLKVTEDEKMEHARLLSELKQETDNCRLLRENLLKEAEDLKQEKERFEKEWEELDEKRSVIKKELKEVNELTRNFEKLRHTEEERLSKEKLETENYVQRELEALKVAQETFAATMDHERSVLAEKTQSEKMQMLHDSERQKRELESEMLRKQEEMESALHEREKLFEEERQRELSNVNYLREVARKEMEEMKSERVRLEKEKQEISVNKMHLQEQQLEMKKDIDVLDGLSGKLKDQREAFAKERERFIAFVKKQESCSSCGEGIRLFELSDLQALHDVENFEAPPLRIAQEYLKDGLQCSPGSANNELSPGALNSGSTASAGTMSWLRKCTSKLLLFSPGKRIEHPASQGLIGGSSLAEKLVGEFPDGLSKDDDQPDRAVSINDTCDDQRHQSDNSIREVEAGQDIREDSEQSHMNAGQRRPVRKGRGKNGKTGPTKAKAASAKTILGKNLKETENTHVNGGLENSININEESQKESSLLGEAPSNTRKRTRIHTSQGTASEFDGNHSDGQSDSVTASSRRKRRQKAAPSVQVLGERRYNLRRPKRKVVNLKGVGTMVLPWLLEVKPIHF, encoded by the exons ATGTCTACTCCGCCGAGAAAGATTTTCTCCGGCTGGACTTTGACACCAAGAACCGATCCGGCAAATAGGGCAGTTTCAAAGGGTAAAGATGTTGGCTTTATGGGTTCTGCACAAAAGGGTGTTTTCTTAAGCCAAGATTGTGATGATACTATGGACAAACAAGTGATTCTTGAGAAGCTCTCAAATCTTGAAAATGAG CTCTTGGACTATCAATACAATATGGGCCTTCTCTTGATTGAGAAAAAGGAGTGGTCTTCTAAGTATGAAGAAATTAAGCAAGCCCTAGATAAAGCAAAAGAGGACTATAGAAGAGAACAAAACGCTTACTCAATTGCTCTATCTGAAGTGGAGAAACGGGAGGAGAATTTGAGGAATGCGTTGGGCGTTGAGAAGCAATGCTTGCTTGAG CTAGAGAAGGAACTGCGTGAGATGCGCTCGGAGTATGCAGAGACTAAATATACAGCTGATTCAAAATTAAAAGAGGCAACTGCATTGGCTACTAGTGTTGAAGAGAATTCACTACAACTAGAATTGAAATTGCGTGCAGCTGATGCCAAGATCGCTGAGGTGAATAGAAAAAGTTCAGATGTTGAGAGTAAACTATGTGATTCTAAGGCTCAAGAAAATGCACTTAGAAGAGAACGGTCCTCTTTCAATACCGA GCGTGAAGCTCATGAGAGTGCTCTATCTAAACACAGAGAAGAGTTGCGAGAATGGGAAAGAAAACTAAAGGAAGGAGAGGAGAGGCTTGCTGATGCTCGAACACTGCTTAACCAAAGAGAGCAACGAGCAAGTGAGAACGATAGCGTTTTGATACAGAAGCAGAATGACCTTGAAGCTGAGTCGAGGAAAATTGACATAGCTAACTCAGTTTTGAGGAAGAAAGAAGATGATATGAGCAGCCGACTAGCTAGTGTTGCTCATAAGGAGAAG GAACTTGAGGATGTGAAAAAGAGCCTGGAGATAAAAGAGAAAGAATTAGATGAACTACAGGAAAAGCTAAATGCAAAAGAGAGA GAAGAGATACAAAAGCTAATGGATGAACACCGAGCTATCCTGCAATCAAAGGAAGAGGAGTTTGAACTGGAAATGAGGCAAAGGCGGACATCACTGGACGAGGAACTGAAAAGCAAGGTGATTGAACTGGAGAAGAAGGAAGCTGAAGTTAATCACATTGAAGAGAAACTCAAAAAACGAGAACAGGCACTTGAAAAGAGAAATGACAAAATGAAAGAGAAGGAGAAGGATCTTGAATTGAAGCTGAAAGCATTGAAGGGAAGAGAAAAGTCTCTGAAAACTGATGAGAAAGAAGTGGAAACTGAAAAGAAGCTGATATTTACTGAGAAGGAGAGTTTACTGGCTTTAAGGGCTGATCTTGAGAATGAAAGAGCTGAACTCGAAAAACAACAGCTCAAGATCAATGAGGAAATGGAACAGCTTAAAGTAACCGAAGATGAGAAAATGGAACATGCTCGCCTTCTTTCAGAACTGAAGCAGGAGACAGACAATTGTAGACTTCTACGAGAAAATCTTCTGAAGGAAGCTGAGGATTTAAAGCAGGAAAAAGAGAGATTTGAGAAAGAATGGGAAGAGCTGGATGAGAAAAGATCTGTGATcaagaaggagttgaaggaagTTAATGAATTGACAAGGAATTTTGAAAAACTGCGGCACACTGAGGAGGAAAGGTTGAGCAAGGAGAAGTTGGAAACAGAAAATTATGTTCAGAGAGAGTTGGAAGCCCTTAAAGTGGCGCAAGAGACATTTGCAGCTACTATGGATCATGAGAGGTCAGTATTAGCTGAGAAAACTCAAAGTGAGAAAATGCAAATGCTTCACGATTCTGAAAGACAAAAACGAGAACTTGAGAGTGAAATGCTGCGGAAGCAGGAGGAAATGGAGTCTGCGCTGCATGAGCGGGAGAAACTCTTTGAGGAAGAGAGGCAGAGGGAACTTAGCAATGTTAACTATTTAAGGGAAGTTGCCCGTAAGGAAATGGAAGAGATGAAGTCTGAAAGAGTTAGGCTGGAGAAAGAAAAACAGGAAATTTCTGTAAACAAGATGCATCTTCAAGAACAACAGTTAGAGATGAAAAAAGATATCGACGTGCTTGATGGTTTAAGCGGGAAGTTGAAGGATCAAAGGGAAGCTTTTGCAAAGGAAAGAGAGAGGTTCATTGCTTTTGTCAAAAAGCAGGAGAGTTGCAGCTCATGTGGAGAGGGAATTCGTCTATTTGAGCTTTCTGACCTTCAAGCTCTACATGATGTGGAGAATTTCGAGGCCCCTCCCTTGCGTATTGCACAGGAATATTTAAAGGATGGTCTCCAGTGCTCACCTGGAAGTGCTAACAACGAGTTGTCCCCTGGTGCTCTTAATTCAGGATCTACTGCTTCTGCTGGAACCATGTCCTGGCTTCGAAAATGTACATCAAAGCTTCTCTTATTCTCACCAGGTAAGAGGATTGAGCATCCTGCATCTCAAGGTCTCATTGGTGGATCTTCTCTGGCAGAGAAATTGGTTGGTGAATTCCCTGATGGACTGTCGAAAGACGACGATCAACCAGATCGGGCTGTTTCCATCAATGACACGTGTGATGACCAGAGACATCAAAGTGATAACAGCATTAGAGAGGTGGAAGCTGGCCAAGATATTCGGGAAGACTCTGAGCAGTCCCACATGAATGCTGGTCAGCGCAGACCTGTCAGGAAAGGACGTGGTAAAAATGGTAAGACAGGTCCAACTAAGGCAAAAGCTGCAAGTGCAAAAACTATCCTTGGAAAAAATCTTAAGGAGACTGAGAATACGCACGTGAATGGAGGTTTGGAGAACTCTATTAATATAAATGAGGAGAGCCAGAAAGAATCTAGTCTTTTGGGGGAAGCACCAAGTAACACCAGAAAGCGTACTCGCATCCATACATCGCAGGGAACGGCAAGTGAATTTGATGGAAATCATAGTGATGGACAGTCAGATAGTGTGACGGCCAGCAGTCGGAGGAAGAGGAGACAAAAGGCTGCCCCATCTGTGCAGGTTCTTGGTGAAAGAAGATATAATCTCCGCCGTCCCAAAAG GAAGGTTGTTAACCTCAAAGGCGTGGGTACCATGGTACTTCCATGGCTACTGGAAGTCAAACCGATTCACTTCTGA